Within the Telopea speciosissima isolate NSW1024214 ecotype Mountain lineage chromosome 4, Tspe_v1, whole genome shotgun sequence genome, the region GGCAATATAGAGGAATTATGGACTTGTGGTGACTTTGATCCCCAAGCCAACCCTGTTTTGCAATAGGCTAGCTGGTCCAGGTTTCCTAGCTGTACAAATGCTGAAGAAATCAGAATGTGAGGTACAGTATAGAATTATTTGAATCTAAATGCTTGAAACACAacatgtattgtacactttgaCCATCACATCTTGTTACACTGTACAACCCCATTGAACATAGAGTACATGTGGTCATAGCCAAAGAAAGACATGGAATGTACATTTCTTGTTCTTATACTGTGAAAATTTTGAGTTGTTTCTTGTTATAAAATGTTCTTTGTTTTACTCCTTATTCCAACCCCAATCTAATTTCATGGATTTCCACATAGCTTGTGTGATATTTTCTTTCTAAATGTATTTCTTGTCTAATAGTAAGGATCTAAgttaaaagaaatgaaaatgaagaagaaactcTATAGATTTTATACACAATTCATACAATTACTTCTTCTTTAGTCATTACTAGGACCTAACTTCAATacagtggaaaaaaaaaaaaaaaaagttaacagAAGGAATTTTGCTATCTTTCCTGAGCACACACACCCCACCCCATGTTGTCCTACACctgaacacacacacacagcccAATTCCTTGCTGCTCTACACTTGAGCACACACACCCCACCCCATGCTACCCAACACCTGAGCGCACACACAACCCCATCCCTTGCTGCCccatacacctgagcacacacacccTCACCCCTTGCAGCCCTACACCTGCACACACACCCAGCCCCatcccttgctgcccctacacctaaGCACACCTCCAAATGATGTCAAACATTTGCATAGTACTACACATATTGAAAGCCAAGCATTAATGAAAAGCAGAATCTTTTCATATTAAAGGGTATAATTATTCCTACCTGCCCTACACCTGAGGCCCTCAATCCTAGCTCTATGATTAGAGATTATTTCATTACATTAACTTAGATCATTAGTAACTAGATACAGCAGGTCTAATATTGCATTAGCATGGAAATGGTGAGGGGAATAAGAAAACTAATACTATTTCATTACATTAACTTAGATCATTATTTGATTCATGTTCAGATTCTAATATAATGTTTTATCAACTTCCTCACAATTGAATTGCAgtattttcttccattataGGATCTGGAACAAAATACTAAGAAGAATAGGAAGCAAGCTACTCATAAAAATGGAACTTCATAACTTATCAATGATAACCATGATAGTATGATACAAAGACTAAAATTCTTAATGATTACAAAGAGGCtcaacatgagagagagagagagagagagagagagagagagagagagagagagagagagagagagagatctaccACAGCATATTGTCTACTGAAAACCATGAAAATTGCAATTCATGTTGGGAATAAACCTGTTGCGCTGTGGAATATGGATCGGGTCAATACTTGTAGTTCATGATcaagaatagagaagaaataatttcagaataacattcatggttaccttagagtcgcaagtgaaactcctcctatagataataggtcttccaacttgtgtaaacttggagattgaaaaattggtcaacactttgaagcttgatcaatccttacaaccttttagaagaacacaaaaatcaccaaagcctCTTGAGTTCTCTAACTCAAGTCTCACACACACTACTCCAAGAGAGGGGTGAGAGAGAAGTCGTGGGAGGAAAAGAGAGCACTGCCAAAAAATGTGGGAGGctcctccctcttcctcttttatagttttggagatccttgggtctcaagtaatctccttccatcttggccttggctcaatcttctattttggtgttttgtgaatctttcaatttttgcaactccaatttgctactaaagtgaagacatagaatctcaaaagggatacaatctttctaaattatggttcatgagatattctcataacataaaaagatattcaaccatatatattttattctcccatataatgccatgtgtccaataaactcttttattgcacataagcccttccactttcctaatatcctataatgaattataggatatgtactttaatgctgtttatccccaattcatcatgtacgttgatcgagagaatatgtgattACGATCGGACGACCGAAAAACTTCGAAATCAATTCTCAATATAATTTATATagtaattttatattaaaaataaattaataaaacacttcgaataaacactggatccaAGTTTAGTTCTGAccaatcactttctctctcttggataTTCCCCACGTACaggtagtggattccatgttgagaatcCTCTTTGTTTACAATGCGGGATCACGAATCCAGTATACCGGTTTATAGTTCGATTGGATATCAACCATTGGTTTACCAAAATCCGTAATGCCACACTGCAACAAATAAAATCTCTCAAGCCAAAGGGCCATCGAGTGGCGGGTAAgtatatcacacacacaacTAGTAGCAATACATAAGATATGCATACCAGATTCTTATCTATACACGTTCTCGACGTGTACCCACATCCATGCACTGAAATCACCATTTCTCATGACATGCGATATAGAAACCATATAAACGGGATGTCCAATCCCATTCCTAGTTCAGACTAGTTTTAGGTAAAGAcctatggaacattcttataagcccaaataaaaaaaatgccaaaattaaattcaataatttaataattcgggtttgatggatacacatttccaataatctcccacttgtacatcaaagccaattacCAACAAAAGTTACACCTAAGCTCTCAATATGTTTTTGAAACACTATAGGAGCTAATCCTTTTGTCATCGTATCTGACACACCGTCAGCAGTGCCAACTTTGGAAATAGCTACATTACCTTATTGGATTATCTCTATAATTAGGTGATACTTCTGCTGCACatgtttgttcctctgatgagccctaggctctttAGACTGTACAATCGCCCCCGTGTTATCACACAATAAAGGTATGGGGTTCTTGACTAACTCTGAAACAACCTCCAAGTCGGTAAGAAACTTCTTGAGCCAAACACCATCCTTGGCTGCATCACCAGCTACTAGGTACTCTGTCTCGGTAGTAGAAttggctgtagatttctatttggAGCTTCTCCACACAATCGCTTCACCACCCATAAGGTAAACCATACCGGATgtagactttctatcatccttgtcagtttggaaatctgattCCGTATATCCAACTACTAACAACTCATCACTTTCATACACTAGAAAACAATCTTTGGTCTTTCTCAAATACTTGAGAATATTCTTGATCGTAGTCCAATGCTCTTTTCCTAGATTGGATTGAAACCGACTCACTATCCCTACAACATAGCAGATATCTggccttgtacacaacatagcgtacatcaGACTTCCCActgcagaggcatagggaactctcctcatctcttcaatgtcttcTGGAGTCTTGGGGCATTGAGATTTAGAAAGTGAAATTCCATGACGGAAAGGAACATTTCCTTTCTTGGAATTTTTCATGTTAAACCTTGCCGGTATCTTTTCTATGTATGTggattgtgacaagcctagcatccttttctggcgatctctgataagcttgatcccaaggatatagctagctttaCCCAAGTACTTTATCAAAAAAGTGGTGGACAACCACACCTTTACGATGAAAGAAACCCAACATCGTTCCCAATTAGTAAAATATCATCTACGTACAGTACGAGAAAACAAACCGCACTCCCACTGAACTTCTTGTAAACGCAAGGTTCATCCATGTTCTGTTCAAAGCCAAACGATTTGACTgcttgatcaaaatggatgttccaactcctggaagcttgcttgagtccataaatggatctcaacaacttgcacactttgttctcttcaccttttgaagtgaacccctttggctgttgcatgtagatttcttcatcaagaaatctatttagaaatgcagtttgcacatccatctgccagatttcataattaTAGTGTGCGGCTATTGCCaacaaaatcctgatggatttcatcatagCTACTGGCGAATAGGTCTCCTCATAGTCGATACCTTCTTGTTGAGTATAACCTTTTGCTACTAGTCTTGCTTGAATCTCTCAACCTTACCATCTAtgcctctcttcctcttgaagatccacttaCATCCAATGGGCTTTATGCCTTCTGGTGGATCCTCCAGAGTCCAGACATTATTGGAATAGATTGagtcaatttcagagcgcatggCTTCCTCCCATTTGGGTGCATCTACATCTTGAAGGGCTTGTTTATATGTATACGGATTGATATCCGATTCAGTGGTAACCATGTAGAATTCTTCTACGGTCTTAGCTTCTTCAGTGAGAAGTGTATAACTTGTGGGTGGTCTTATGGTCCTCCCACTATGTCGCGGCTTCTGAACTATATTAGGTTCGATGGGGTCGATAGTTGGTTCAATTGATGGATTAGGCATTTCAGGTATAGAAGACATCTCTTCTATAACAACAGGGTCGCTTCTCTTGGCAATCAAATCTTATTCAATAAAACTAACATGCTTACTAACAATGACTTTCTGATTTGCGAGGTCATATAAATTGTAACCTATTGTGCCTTTTGGGTATCCCAAGAATAAGCATCTAAAAGAACGTGGCTCTAACTTACTATCTGTTTGTTGCTTGCGTACATACACAGCACAACCCCAAACCCTGAAGTGTTTTACGCTGGAGGATACCTAGGGGATTCCATCTTGCCAATCTTGGTTGGAAGCTGAATCTCTCTTACCCATCCCTTGATACGCTCAATGATGGAGGCTGCACTACGTCGCCTCTCCTCATGCCGTCTgttgtttctttccttccagAGTTCCCAAACAATCAAAGATGGCAAAATACCAACGATGTAGGCACTTAGGTTATTGCAACTACCTGTACCCTGCCACAGCAAAACTCGGCTTCTGATATCTTGAGAGGGCAAGAAAGGGATGTCCAGGAGCCTTGAAAAATACTTCCAAACCTTCATTACTGTACCGCCAGCGCCCAAGCAGTGATCCGTAGTTTCCCTCCTTGGCTGTCCGCAACAATTGCATCTAGATGCCAAGGGAATGCCAAGGGCCATGAGGGCATCGTCAGTGGGGATCTTACCCAAGAGGAGCTACCAAGAAAAAAACCCCACCTTCAGGGGCACTGCCTGATTCCAGATCCACTTCGAAAAGGAACTATCAGGGTCCCTATGCCGGACTTCGTCCCATGCAGATCTAGAGGAGAAGCGGCCATCACACTCTGGAGTCCATATCAACAAATCTTCCCTATTTGAGAGCGCAAAATCCCCTGACCTGATGCTCTCCCTAACTGCCTCTGAATCGATGAGGCTTAGGATTTCCTCCTTCCATGCCCCAACACCATCGACCGCATCTTTGACCCTCAGATTCAGACCCACAAGCAAGCCATTATCCACGAAGTCTATTAGAGGTCCAACCCCCACCCAGTTATCCAGCCAGAAATAGACTTACCTACCCCAAGCAGCCATCTAGACCTCTCCAAAACAAATCCCCTGAACTCCAAGGTGCGGCGCCAAGATTTAGAACCAGTCCCAACCCGCCCAGCCAAAGTGACGTGCATGTTTTTGAAGTACTTGGCCCTGAAAAATCCACTCCACAGTGTTTGCTTTGATAAAACCTtccaaaaccctttcaacctgAGTGAAAGACCCACATCCTGCAGCCATCGAACCCCTAGACCCCCTTCCGCCAGAGGCCTACAAACCTTCTTCCAGTTTACCCAGTGCCTGCGGTTGCCCCATTCAGAGCTGCCCCAGAGAAAATCAGCAAAGATCTTGTTCAGACTGCGTAGGACCGCTTTCGGTGGATCCAAGGTGGCCAAGACATGAATTGGCATAGAGGAGAGCACATGCCTCAAGAGCGTAATGCGACCTCCAGAGGACAGCAACCTACCCTTCCACCCTGCCACTCTACTTCTGATCTTCCCTACCAGTCCATCAAAAAGATTGATCCTCAATCTTCCCGAGTATAGCGGGGCTCCCAGATAAGTAATAGGGAGGGATTTCCTGGGGAAGCCAGTAACCACCCCCACCATGTGTGCTGTAGCCAACGAAGCTTTTTCGCCCAGAACATAACAGCTTTTCTGCCTATTAACCAGCTGTCTAGAGAACCCTTCATACCTAGTACTGAAGCCCATAATCTGCTTAAGAGAGCGCTTCAATCCTCTGGAAAAAATAATGGTGTCATCTGCAAAGAGACTATGTGAGACTCCTGGGCATCCCCTTGGAAGTCTGTAGTAGGCTGCCATACCATCAACAAATAAACCTTTCAAACCCCTGCTAAGGACCTCCTCTGCCAAGATAAATAGGGCTGAAGACAGGGGGTCTCCCTGCCGCACCCCCCTAGAAGATTTAAAGAAGCCCAACTGCTTGCCCCCTATATTTATTcattaatagaaaaaaagaatattacatacacctccctatggaggtaaaagataagaaaggtaaaaaatagaaaatacacaatgggcaactagacaaaaggctagttcccaaactacccttatccTATCACTTCTAACAACTCCAACACCTACTTTGGTGTGAGGAGGGCTGGTATGATGCATGGGCTCATGCTCTCTTGTATGAAACCCTTTTTCAGCAACTCGTCCACTTGTTATTTCATCTCTGAACGATAGGCGGGTAAGTTTGTAGCACTGACCCCGGTATGAGATCAATGGCATGTTGGATGTCTCACATCGGGGGTAGCTCATCTGGAAGTTCCTTTGGTACTAAATCTGCAAAATCAGATAACAGTTCCCTAATGGGTTTTGCAAAGTTAGTTCATGGTAGGGGTAACTTCCTTTGTGACCAAGGCCAAGACAAGGCCAGTCTCTTTGCTGGTTTGTAAGAACTCTCGCTGCGGTAGTGCTAATAGCTTAGTTGCACTAGATTCTCCTAATTTTAAGTTTTCTTTCTTACTTTACTGGCTTGGTGTTGGCTTTAACATCATGTTTTCTCTTCTCTGCTGGGACATTTACAGAGTTCAACACAATACGTTTACCCTTAAATGTGAAAGTTCACTGATTTGTTTTGGCTCTAATCGTCACATCATTGTTGTAGAGCTATGGCCTACCAAGAAATACGTATGTCAACTGCATCAGAATAACAGCACACCATACTTCTTCATTGTAGGAACCCAGCTTTAGTGGAACTGGACACTTTTGGTTGACTTCTAAGGTGTTCCATTGAGGACAGAAACTATATAGTGCTGTGAATATTTCTCTTTTCCAAGATTTATTCTCTGGGTAAAGAGATGTGAAACTACATTCACATAACTTCTGCAGTCCACCATCACTTGCACTACCTTGGATCCAATGGCCATTCTATTGTAGAATATACAATTGTGTCTTCAGTCTTCTCCCTGTGTTTTAGGCTTTTAGCAACCGGAATACGAGTAACCACATTAACCTCATAAATTGGTATCTCATTGTCATACTCATCTGATGGTTGGTCTTTAGTATCATCCTCAAGGGGAAGTCCGTTATTAATTTCAACACCTTCCTCAGTCTCAAGGGTAGCAACAACAACATTTGTGCTCCATGCCTTCTGTGGAAAGAATTTGGCAAAGTGTCCACATTTGTTGCAGTGATAACACTTTGTCTCGTTGTTTGCATTCATAGGAGTTTTTCCTTTCTCAACAAACGATGGAGTGTTGTTCGATCTACTTGTAAATGGAGGTGGCCGAATAATAGCTGGTGGTCTCCTATATTCCCCGATTTGACTTCCATAAGGTCTAATGAGAATTTTCAGTATATCTTCTGCCTCTAATGCCCTCTGTTAACAGTCTTGAAGATCATAGACAGTAGTTGTTCCCATGGTTTTTCTGACCTCTTGTCGTAGCCTAAGTTTGTACCTAGATATTAGTTGTATGTCATCTTCTTCCACTCCTAGCCGTGAGCCCGTAACAATAGGCCATCATACTTATCTGTGTATTCGGACACAGATAATGTACCCTGCCGTAGTGTATTCAGCTCATCATGCAGACGGATCACAAAGGACAATGGGAGGTACTTGCCCTTTAGATCAACTTTCATATCATCCCAAGTAGTAATGGGCGTGTCTCTATCTCGATTCCTGTGCTCTTATAATCTCGACCACTCTTTGGCTGGTCTAACAAGTTTAGTCTTGTCTAACTTGATTTTTCTAGCTTCTGACATGTCATAACAGTCGAAGTAGTCATCAATCGCATTTACCCAGTCAAGGAACACCTGTGGATCAAGCTTCCCATTATACTCCTTCAACTATAGCTTCACCTTTTGTAATTCAGATCGGCTAGGGGAAAACCAATGTTATCAAAGTATGTTCTCATGTGATCCTCAAACGAACCCGGTGGTGCCTCCGGTAGTCCGGTGTAATAGTTCTCTATGGCAGGAAAACCAATGTTGTTTTTTGGAGTGGACTGTTGTGAGGACAATGTATCAACACGTTGTGACACATTGTTCAGATGTTGCTCCATAGACAGATTCTCAATCATATCAGCCAATTAACGCATGGAAACTTTATCTTCTCTTGAATTTATAGGGTTAAAACTTGGAGtagccatagctctgataccaaattgatggggggtgggggtaggtaggatgaaccctaggttcaggTCACACACCCCTCTTGACAAGATTCCAAGTAAAACCCAAATCAGAAAAATCAATAGTAAGGTAAAAAAATCAACCCTCTCTGATGAAGGTCAAACTTTAACCAATACTCACAAACGGTTAGAATAGGTGATCCGCTGAATATAGTAGTGATCTAATGGTTGGATTAATCATAATCAATGAAtaaccaaatctgaaattccAAACCCAGGGATAGCAGATTCTTAATGGTaggtgttgaataatgtacaccagaataccgtgggggtattctggtcattttacagttgtaattttatgtttatgtacctcctagttaagttggctaaactaggggtattttggacattaggCTGTAATCTCTCTTATTATGAATACAAGGCTTgtttgatcacattgatcattcaagcaataTTCTCTAATTTAGATCTGTTAACATGGCATTAGAGCAGGTTTCAAATTAGGGCCCTCCCTTCTCTTTTAGTCTcgatttctccttcctctctctttcattctcgATTTCTTCCCTCCGCTCTCtccttttgttcttcattctcccaaaagggcagcactgatgaggtgatctaaagATCCAGATGCTGCCCTCCATTACCTCATTCAtgatataaaaacaaaaattctgCTCGATAGAAGATTGCTCCCTATCTGCGATATTTGCAGCCTTCAAGTTTTTTGGATTGATCCTCTCTACAGTAAAAGGACTCGATTCACCTTTTTGAAGTGCAAGAACTGCAGAAGATTATTGCGCAAGCTTCTATCCCTCCTCCTTGATCGATTTTTTTCACAATTctggttttttccaaaacccgaaaaaTATCGATCCTTGTGTTGCTGGTTTCTGTTGAAGCTGGTTTTTGGAAGGGTGATTCTCCACTCCTACAGGCACACTCGATCTCAGTTTCAGCTCCATCCATTAAGGTTTTGGCACCATTCCCCCCTATATCGATCTCACCAAAAACaggggtttttttcaaaaccctgataaaatcGATCTAGGGGTTTGGCCTatctgttgctgctgatttttggggaCAATTATTATCACCATTACATAGGTCTCTCCACCAATTCCTAGCCCTTCTCTTGAAATGCTTACTGGGTTTCTCATTACACCAGCCcttctctgcgatttgggtttctttgctGCATTATGGATGACTTTGAAGTCTCTATTGGCACTTTTGCTACTGATGGGTTTGGTAGGAATGATAACTGTGAcctccctaatcctatcaaactggatgggagcaattatctGATCTGGTCTCGCTCGACATACTTTGCCGCTGGCCTTGGGCTTACTGGACATATTGATGGTACTACTGCTATGCCAACTGCACTTGGTCCTCTTCTGAATaggtggatctccaataatggtatactcatgtcttatttgattggctcCATGCAATCAAACCTTGCAAGTGGTTCCCTTCTCGAGTTCTTGACTCCTGTAGTCCGGCTGAGATTTTACTTGGGAATTCTTCCTTTGTGGTttctcccaaggtgtttggttgtgtgtgttatgctagagataccaaaGCTCctagcaaacttgaaccccaTGGGTTacgttgtatttttttgggttattctccaacccagaagggttataagtgttaccatcctccttcccgtcgtactctggtcagtatagatgtcatttttcatgaaaACCTTCCATATTATTCTttaccacctcttcagggggagagttctagtgaagatgtggttcctCCTCTTGAGTTTCCTACTCTTTTATATCCTTTAGATGCAGCCCAGCCCCCTTTGGTTGCTGCCCAGTCTCCTTTGGCTCCTACCCCTTCATCTCAAGGGAATCCATTACAGGGGGAGATCATGGAAAATAATGAtggtgatgttcctattcaggggggag harbors:
- the LOC122659381 gene encoding secreted RxLR effector protein 161-like; its protein translation is MKNSKKGNVPFRHGISLSKSQCPKTPEDIEEMRRVPYASAVGSLMYAMLCTRPDICYVVGIVSRFQSNLGKEHWTTIKNILKYLRKTKDCFLVYESDELLVVGYTESDFQTDKDDRKSTSDYCRSIQYWVIMEFNDFADPYNAFIDGKNETGSSNVLNDEYFIDSENTVNAVGHDVSRDDDDD